GGACAGCGAGAACTGCGGGTACGCCCATCCGCTTTTGAACTCGAGATCCGCACGGAACAGGCCCGATGCCGCGCTGAACGAACATTCACCCGGGCTTGATGTGTTCTTTTTCCATCGCAACAGGTCCGTCACGGGCAGCTCACGCACCGAACCATGGCGTGCGAGATGCTCTTCCAATGTTCCTTCCATGAGAAGCGGGATAGCGAGGGGCGAAGGCGCAGCGCTTCCCCCGATCGCCGCATTCACCTTGATGAAACGTACTTCCGAAATATCCAGTGCACGCGAAGCGTCGATGGCGTTCCACACCAGATCCGACGCCCCGAGGGACGGGATCGTTATCGGTCCCAATGGATACCGTTCTCCATCTCCGGGGAGCGCCAGCTCTGCGCGTGCCGATATCGTGTTGGATGAAAGATTATCAATGCGAACTTTTATCGTCATCGAACGGGCTGTCTCCCGTGTTATCCCGTATTTCGAGGCGGCGCGCTGCGCGGGGAACGCATCCTCAGAGAGCTGAAGGACCACGGGAGAGGCACGGCGTTCGCGTGCCATCGGTCTCTCTCCCATGGCGTATAAGCGCATCGCCGATGTATCCGTGCGTAAGGAGTCGCGTATATCCCTGGTCCTGACGATGACATAGCATATCCCGTCCGGCACCGGAATTGATCTCCCGTCGGCGGTGAGCGCCCTGCCGTCTATGCCCGCAACGTGTACCGACGGAAAGGGGAATGCTGCGCTTGAAGAGGTATTCTCCCCGGTGAAAACGATGACCGTCGCCATTTCGCCCTTCATGCCGGAGAACACACGCGCGCGCTTGATCGATGTATCAGCAACAGCTAGATCACCGATATACCTCGTACCGGACAATGCGCTCACGCAGTAGGCGTAGGCTGCAAGGCTCCGGAGCGGGGTGAATTCCTGCCCCATCATCCCGAAATTCTTTTTGCCCTCGATGTAGTAGAGAAGGCAGAACGGGAAAAAACGTGCAACGCCAGAGGCCCGGTCTTCCACCGCTTTCCCGATGATCTCAAGCGCGCTTTTCGAATCGCTCACACGATCGGGTCTCGCCGTACCTGCCGGCCATGACCAGCCGCTCTCGGTATGCCAGAGCGGCATGGTCTCACACCCGTACCGTTTCAGCCACGCACGCGCTCGTGTGACAAGCGACTCGGCGGCGAGCGTGCTTTCATAATCGTGATAACTGAACACATCGGCATCATCGAGCATGCCGTTCTCTCCGCACGCGGTGAACCAATCGCTCGGCGGGAGCGTGCCGGTCACTCCGGCGACGACGGGAACGGCGGACCGCATCGATGCGAACGCGTAGCTTACCGCCTTTACCTGTACGGGATAGAAATTGCCCGGCTGCGACCTGAGGTCGGGTTCGTTCTGCACCTCCGCCGCTTTCCATCGCCCCGTGAAATGCTCTATCATGCCGCGATACATGGCCTGCGCTCCGGATTGATCGAAAGGCCATTTCTCCTTGCCGCGGAGATACACCGGCGATCCGTGCATGAGCTCAAGGACATCGACACCGTTCTCACGATAGACTGTGCGGATATCGTCATAACGGTAGTCCTTGTTCCAGCTCCATGCGTCAGGACCGGAACGGATATCGCCCAGGTTCACCCTTTCCCGTGCGATGGAAATACCGCACCGGGCGATGATGCGTATCAGCCGTGCGCGAACATCGGGGCGCTTCTCCGCCCATGACATCCATGTATCCATCCCGAAGAATGTATCGGCATTCGATACGGGATCGATCGATACGACGCCGAAACGCTCCCCGTCCGTGAAAGATATCTCATAATATCCGCGCGGGAGTTTCAGCAGAAGCCGATACGGACCGTCATCCGTCCGCGTCAGCGTTTCCGTACCGATGATGCTTCCTGAATAATCGTATACGGTGCACGACAGTGCGCTCTCCGCCTCTTTGTTGGTGAAATATATCGATGAAGCCGTATCCGGCGCGATGAAGAACTGAGTGATGTCCGCCGGCAGGGACCCGCAGTTGACACCGGGAATGTTCGTGTCCGCGGCGAAACACATCGTATTTACGAATACCGAGAGGAGTACAAGGGGCACATTTCGACAGATCATCTTTTCATCTCCCGGCCACGGACCGATCGTATTCCGCTGTTCGGGAAAATATACTGCGAACCGATGCTATTTACAATGGACGAATCAACCGCGCTTGTACTTTTCGCCATTGCTCGCTTCTCGTATCGACAGCGGTGATCCGTATCGAATCGACATAAGCCGTGCTCGGTCAAAAACGCGATCGCAGGTATGATGATATATCATGTCCGCCGTATATCTGCGGATCGCATCAACGCCCCTGTGCCTTCCTGTACAAATCATCCTGTTTTTCCGCGCTTGCCGCGAACGGCACCAGCGTCAGCGCGAACGAGAACGGCTCGTTCTTCACGCGATACTGTTCGAACGTCGCCGGTCCGCAGCTCCCGCTCCCCACGCCGCATTGCCTGTGGTCGAGATGGACCGTGAGGAAATCGCGTTCTTCAAGATCGTATGTATGCGTCGCTTTATCGAGATCTTCCATGGTGAACGTATGTGCACTGAAATTGAAGTGCTCTCCCGCGACGAACAGTCCCGTACCGGAGGCGTCGGTGAACGATACCCATCGCGCATCCTCGCGATTGCCGTTCTCCTGCGGGTAGATATACGGCGTGTAAAGCGCATCGACGCCCGCGCGGTAGCGCCCGACAAGGTTCGCCGCCTTCGAGTCGACATAGGATTCACCGGGGCCGTGTCCGTACCAGTCGACCATCGACCGTTCTTTCGACATTGTCATGGTGAGGCCGATCCTCGGGAGATGCGTTATCACTTCCATCGGGTTCTTGCTGTCCGGTGCGACGGTATGCGGCGATGTCAGTCTGAATTTCCCGGAAGTCGTGAGCGTTACCGCCCCGTCGGGATGTATCGTGTAGCGGTATTCCACATCGAAGCCGGTGAAGAACACCGGCGGTGCGATGCGGCTTTGTATCGTAACGACAGCGTTCTCGCCGTCTTTCTTGACCGAACATGATACCGTGCGATGCTGCATCTCATCAAGGCGCGCTTTCTTCCACTGCTGAAAGAGCGCACCGTCCCACGGCGACCAGTGCGCGTCATTGTCGATGGACGCCCGCCAGACATTGAGCACGGGCCCCGTTTCGATGACATCATTGCCGCGGTATTTCCATTCGCTTATTCTCCCGAACACGCGGTCGAACACTATCGAGAATTCCGCTCCTGCTGCGGTTATCAGCGTTCTCGTCTCGTTCACGGTGACCGGCGGATATTTTGCGGCGAGGACCATCTTGCCCCTGGATGCCGTTACCGGAACGTAAACCTGACAGTGCGCCACTTCATGACCGGACTTCGCCCAACTCGTGTCGGCACCGAGCGTGAACCGGAGATTGAGGAAATACTCCGCGCCGCCCTTCGCCTCGGGCTTCTTCATCGGTATAACGACCTCTTTCTTTTCGCGTGAGGCTATGGACAACGGCGCGAGCACGCCGCTCTCAACGACGATGCCGTTCTCAAGGAGCGACCAGCTCACGGAAAGATGCGAGAGCGATACATGATCGTAGCGATTGGTGATGGCAACTTTACCTGCCGCAGCGTCCACTGCCTCGACGAGCACGGGTTCTATCCATTTCTTGAATTCGATGAGCCCCGGCGAGGGCGTTCTGTCAGGGAACACAAGACCGTCGCAGACGAAATTCCTGTCATGCGGCGTTTCGCCGAAGTCGCCGCCGTACGCGTACCACTTCTCGCCGTCCGCGGTGAACTGCGTAATGCCGTGATCGCACCATTCCCAGACAAAGCCGCCCTGCATGTTCTTCTCCGACCAATACAGGTCCCAGTATTCCTTGAATACACCGGGACCATTGCCCATGGCGTGCGCATATTCGCAAAGTATGAACGGCCGCGCGGTATCATCGGTCTGTGCCCATTTCTTCCACACATCGGGATGCGGGTACATCGCCGAGAAGATATCGCTGCAGGCCGCCTCGCGCTCCCACGATTCGCCCTTCTCCCGCTTGATAAGCGACGGACGAGATGCGCCTTCATAATGTATCGGCCGCGTGGTGTCGCGCTTTTTCGTCCAGCGGTTCATCGCCTCATGATTGACGCCGAAACCCGATTCGTTGCCGAGCGACCATGAGAATATCGACGGATGGTTCTTGAACGCCTCCACCATGCGCTTCATGCGGTCTACACAGAGATGCTCCCAGTCCGGCCACATCGAGGGGTTCTTGCCCTCGTCGTAGGTGAAGCCATGCGTCTCAAGATCGCATTCGCACATGACGAAAAGGCCGAGCTCATCGCACAGTTCGTAGAATTGCGGGTCGTTGGGATAATGCGATGTGCGCACCGCATTGATGTTGTGCCGCTTCATGACAAGCAGGTCGAGCTTCATGTCCTCGTAATTAACGGCACGGCCTTTGTCCGGATGCGAATCGTGGCGATTGACGCCGCGCACCATGATGGAGCGCCCGTTGACGAGCACGTTCGCGTTCTTTATCTCCACGACGCGGAACCCCGTGCGCATGGATTTCACACAGACGGTTCTCCCGGTGCTGTCAGCGAGGGTGAGTACCAGTGCATAGAGATACGGCGTTTCGGCCGTCCACTTTTTCGGTGCATTGACGGGGATGGACAGGACGAGAGGGGAGTCCTTCCCTGCTCCGGACGATACGCTTTCCTTCGCCTCTGCGATACGCTTCCCCTCATCGTCGAACAAGGCCGCCGCAAGCGAGACATTCGCGGACGCCGTCGTCGCGTTCTTGACGGCCGCTTCAATGCGAAGCGTGCCGTTCTCATACTTCCCATCGAGTTCGGTCTTCACGAACACATCATGGATATCGATAGTACTCTGCGCAATGAGATATACATCGCGAAAAATTCCCGAGAGCCACCACATATCCTGGTCCTCGAGATACGTCCCGTCCGACCACTGGAACACTTCCACCGCAACGACATTCTCGCCGGTCTTGACGTACTTCGTTACGTCGAACTGCGTTACGAGCCGGCTCCCTTTGCTGAATCCGACCTTTACACCGTTCACCCAGACATAGAACGCGCTGTCCACGCCGTTGAACGTAAGTTCTATCGTTCGCCCCTGCCACGATGCGGGGACGTAGAAATTCCGCCGGTAGCAGCCGGTAGGATTCTCCGTAGGCACGTTCGGCGGATCGACGGGGAACGGATAATTGACATTGGTGTAATGCGGGCGGCCGTACCCGTTCAACTGCCAATGCGACGGCACCGGCATATCCGCCCAGGCGCTCGCATCGAATGCCGCATCGCTGAAACGCTCGTCGACGAAGAGGGGGTTGGCATAGTAGCTGAACTTCCATGTCCCCGAGAGGAGCAGGTAGTAGGGGGATGATTCTTTCACGCGCGTAAGCGCTGAGGCTTCATTGTCGTACGGGATGAGCACGGTGTGCGGCTCCATGCGGTTAATCCCGGCAATAGCATTATTCTCCCAGTCGTTCATGGCGGCATCCTTATCAAGTGATGATTCGGATGCTTATACTAGCTCTACACGAAGAGTATGTCAAATTCCGATCGAGACCGTCGCGAAAAGAGAGAACAAGGGGCTTAAGCCCCTTGCTCTCATCGATTCTGATGATGTTCGTTGTTTATAAAGGTGCTTTGATTGTCGGATGGTATTTTCGCAACAGTCTCGGATCGCCCTGTCGGATATCGCAAAGGGTCTCTACGCCGGTGCCAGACGCTCGACTACCTTCTCGAAATGCGTGCCGAGTATCGACAGCTCGATGGCCAGCGGCAGGAGAACGGGTTTTGTGAAGAACGTCCTTGACAATAATCCCCAGAAACGGAAACGCGACCGCGAAAAGATGCCTATCCGTATGAAGCTTCGGATCAAGGGCTTGAGCTGCTCGATGGAGAACGAAGGATGGTGCATCGGCTTGAAGTCCTTGAGGAACGTACGCACCCGTTCATAATATTTCTTCGGCGAATAGATCGTGGCAAGGATCTCCTTAAAACCGCTGATGAGGGTGCTTTCCGGCATGCGCGACTTGAAATTGAGGAACCCGTCCGTGTTCTCGCCGGTAGTGACCGATTTCAGCCGCTTCTCGGCCTTCAGCCTGTCCCAGAGCCTGGTCTTGGGCATTGCGTTGAGAAGCCCTACCATTGCGGTGACGACGCCGGTCTTCTGTATGAACTCTATCTGTGCCTTGAAGATGGTTATCGGATCGCTGTCGAAACCGACGATGAAACCGCCCATCACCTGAATACCGTTCCTGTGGAGTATGCGCACCGATTCAACGAGATCGCGCGATGCGTTCTGATGCTTGCCGCACGCCTCAAGCGCCTCTATCGACGGCGTTTCGATGCCGAGGAACACCTTGTTGAAATTGGCCGCGCGGAGGAGCTTCATGAGCTCGTCATCATCGGCGAGGTTCGTGCTCGCCTCGGTGAGGAAATGGAACGGGAAACCGTGCTTCTCCTGCCATGCGATGAGCTCGATGAGCATGGCTTTCACCGAACGCTTGTTGCCGATGAAATTATCATCGACGATGAACACACCGCCGCGGTAGCCGTTAGTATAGAGAGAATCGATCTCATTGATGAACCGCGCTGTCGCTTTCGTCCGCGGTGTCCTGCCGTTCATGATGATGATATCGCAGAACTCGCAGTTGAACGGGCAGCCGCGCGAGAACTGCACCGCCATGGATGAATAGTCGCGGAGCTTGATGAGCGACCAGAGCGGGATGGGCGTCGTATCGATATCGGGGCGCAGCTCGGAGGTGTACCGCT
The sequence above is a segment of the Spirochaetota bacterium genome. Coding sequences within it:
- a CDS encoding glycoside hydrolase family 2 TIM barrel-domain containing protein; protein product: MNDWENNAIAGINRMEPHTVLIPYDNEASALTRVKESSPYYLLLSGTWKFSYYANPLFVDERFSDAAFDASAWADMPVPSHWQLNGYGRPHYTNVNYPFPVDPPNVPTENPTGCYRRNFYVPASWQGRTIELTFNGVDSAFYVWVNGVKVGFSKGSRLVTQFDVTKYVKTGENVVAVEVFQWSDGTYLEDQDMWWLSGIFRDVYLIAQSTIDIHDVFVKTELDGKYENGTLRIEAAVKNATTASANVSLAAALFDDEGKRIAEAKESVSSGAGKDSPLVLSIPVNAPKKWTAETPYLYALVLTLADSTGRTVCVKSMRTGFRVVEIKNANVLVNGRSIMVRGVNRHDSHPDKGRAVNYEDMKLDLLVMKRHNINAVRTSHYPNDPQFYELCDELGLFVMCECDLETHGFTYDEGKNPSMWPDWEHLCVDRMKRMVEAFKNHPSIFSWSLGNESGFGVNHEAMNRWTKKRDTTRPIHYEGASRPSLIKREKGESWEREAACSDIFSAMYPHPDVWKKWAQTDDTARPFILCEYAHAMGNGPGVFKEYWDLYWSEKNMQGGFVWEWCDHGITQFTADGEKWYAYGGDFGETPHDRNFVCDGLVFPDRTPSPGLIEFKKWIEPVLVEAVDAAAGKVAITNRYDHVSLSHLSVSWSLLENGIVVESGVLAPLSIASREKKEVVIPMKKPEAKGGAEYFLNLRFTLGADTSWAKSGHEVAHCQVYVPVTASRGKMVLAAKYPPVTVNETRTLITAAGAEFSIVFDRVFGRISEWKYRGNDVIETGPVLNVWRASIDNDAHWSPWDGALFQQWKKARLDEMQHRTVSCSVKKDGENAVVTIQSRIAPPVFFTGFDVEYRYTIHPDGAVTLTTSGKFRLTSPHTVAPDSKNPMEVITHLPRIGLTMTMSKERSMVDWYGHGPGESYVDSKAANLVGRYRAGVDALYTPYIYPQENGNREDARWVSFTDASGTGLFVAGEHFNFSAHTFTMEDLDKATHTYDLEERDFLTVHLDHRQCGVGSGSCGPATFEQYRVKNEPFSFALTLVPFAASAEKQDDLYRKAQGR
- a CDS encoding DUF4070 domain-containing protein is translated as MNVLLVYPKYPNTFWSFSEALKYISKKAAFPPLGLLTVAAMLPDTWDKKLVDMNTRKLKPEDIAWADMVLISAMIVQKDSAKEVIALCNAAKKTVVAGGPLFTTQHEEYSGVDHFVLNEAEITLPLFLNDLKRGTAKKRYTSELRPDIDTTPIPLWSLIKLRDYSSMAVQFSRGCPFNCEFCDIIIMNGRTPRTKATARFINEIDSLYTNGYRGGVFIVDDNFIGNKRSVKAMLIELIAWQEKHGFPFHFLTEASTNLADDDELMKLLRAANFNKVFLGIETPSIEALEACGKHQNASRDLVESVRILHRNGIQVMGGFIVGFDSDPITIFKAQIEFIQKTGVVTAMVGLLNAMPKTRLWDRLKAEKRLKSVTTGENTDGFLNFKSRMPESTLISGFKEILATIYSPKKYYERVRTFLKDFKPMHHPSFSIEQLKPLIRSFIRIGIFSRSRFRFWGLLSRTFFTKPVLLPLAIELSILGTHFEKVVERLAPA